taaaaaatccatgtacaaCAAGGCTGGACCAGTACTTTATTTTGAATTAAAGTTCTCTAACTTCCATAATATAAAATGTTCAGAATTTAGAGCCTCATAGAGTTCATGAAATTTGCTTCCATGTCATTTAGAATTACAGGCTTATTATATCATAATCTCTATTGAGCAGTAAGCCCaattgagttcaatagggctttctccTAGGTAAGAGTGAGGCAAGGTGACTtttgaccccagactgtaacccacTTGTGGAGGCCACTGgatggatagcccagtataagcatagcaacacataagaaagaatcattttgcaagtctgattaaaagtctgactaaagcatggaaacacacagaatgcctgtatccctgtagcttttactgtaatgctttaggagcaaaagtatacatatggagactaagtgacccttgataccaaaccaaagtatgtacccaaagtaaaaggtcacaatagttatacaGAATTAAgatatagtagtcattagaagtaggtCTTAATGAACCaaagggttgcttgattttagaaaagtcttaagaaaagacaaagaagttttagttttgcagagaggctcacaggTGTTAACACAGAAGAAAGGTAAGATAAGAGGACTGTATCAAGAGGACTAACGAGATGGGTgtgaagtcctgccaagaaaaGGGTCTGAAGATCTGCCAAATGTTGGTCTTCACACCTGTTTTTGAGCactgtgtcatctcttttaatgagggtagtctaaaccttgtcaaaacaatttttaattgaattgatggatgtgaaaaagggtcaacaatggATCAACACTGGAcagatgatgttatagcacactctactggtttttgaaaactttgtaattcaatatgtttaattgtttaattttaccttttatgggaactgtaacctgaaacaagcttatcaggtgtctctaaagttatctatagcctactAAGcatcagccccatctatgatgtcaaacttcagccaatgggaagtctaaattttcaaacaaagaatccagaatggtataaagggtccagttaacattgggaaattgctctcaatgctttgtgacatgagtcccttgagatgcccattgcttgcaatgaaataaagcctgcaaactttcactcctgagtaccgagattacttgagttgccttctttctacctTGCAACAAGAGTGCTTAGGTGCCTGAAAATTGGTTAATATTCATCTGGTGTAAAATATTTGGAAAATAATTGATAGAACTAGTTttcaagaaaataaatgaaaacaaagtgtcTGTTTCAGGAAGATCTAAGCAATTATAAAAATCATGTTTGTATCCTGACATTTTTGTATTGCTTGGTGAACTATCTTTCAGAGTATAAATCACTAAGCATAACGCAAACTATATTTTGagaacttcttcttcttcttcttcttcttattaataataataataataataataataataataataataataataataataataataaactttatttgtatcccgcccttctccctaaagagacccagggcagctaacaacatgttaaaaaaaaacagatttaaaaaaaaatccttaaaaaaaaaacttaaatccTGTTGTAATCAGTAGAAGTAAGTGATTTTAATTATACACTGAATTATGTCCCATACATAGAGCCAAACTACTAAGATGCATTGAAGAAAATGGGAGACAGTAACCCATATCAAACCCAAACTTTAAAATATTATCGGCTGTTGCTCTTTTAATACTTATATGAGAAGATAGGTCCAATTATTTGAAAAACTGCCACTTGTTCAATGTCTTATGCTTACCTATAGAATTTAAAATGTTTTGTAGACATTAGTAGCTCTAGCCATCTTCACATAAAATATTTACTAATTAAGGATGCTCAAAATGCAGTCAGGATCATACAAATACATATATAGATTTGAAAACATCAAAGATGAAACGGAACATATAAtctaatattttaattttatgtaCAGGAATATAACGTCTGACAATTTTGTACATGAAATACATACagtatttaaacatttaaaattaaCCAGATAGAAATTTACATTAGGAATAAAACTGACTTCTGGGATATTCAGTTAATGCTTAGTTTAGATCTGTGTTTTACCAGGAAAAGATTTTTTAATAGTTTACAGTCATGGAAACATAGACATTTCAAACAAGACTTCATAAAATAATTTACATAACCCTATGGTATATGAGGAGAGATAGACGTTGTGTGGGCATTTTATTTGTGTTTCTCTGCATAAGAATACCAAGTAGTTGAATGACTTGTCTCGGCCTTCTGagtaataaaataatttaaaagcacTTCATGCAATATGGAAGCAAAAAAGGGCAAAAAAGTTCTTTCAGTATTTTCTTCCACCTTCTACTGATGTGAACCAAACGTGAACCATCAGACACATGATAATGCAACTGTCTGATATCAATGAAGAGCACCAGGCTCAGTCCTTCCAGACAATTACTTCCGTAAACATAAATATAGATGTTAATATCTTCTCTACATAGTACCAATACAGTGCACAACTCCTCAGCTGTATTATTAAGTAGTCAGTCTCTATACTTAAAGTGGAATAATGTTCCATTGATTTTTATATAGGATGTCACTAACAGAATTTCCTTGTTTTTACCAATTTGCTCTGATATTTCACAGAATGTCCTCCATGCCCTATGACATAAACATCCAAGAGATACGATTTGCCAGGCTGCAGACCTTTAATTGTCTCTGTGGTAACAGCTTTCTGTAGATTCTGGCTGTGAAAATATTTACAGAGCACTTTTTCTGATTTCTTCCTCAAGTCTGGTCCCAGGCACTGATTTTGTTCTCTTTTCTTTTGTTCCTCATTGTAATTGTCATCCACTTCCTTTCTGTAGATGCAAAATTTGTTTCTTTCTTGTGTGCCTAGCCATGCCACTGTGACTGAAGAACATGTGCGAAGCTTATCAAAGGCTTTAATTCTTGTGTCTTCAGGAAGAGATGGAAAGGACTGCTTATTAGGTCTAGTAGTAGCCAAAATCTTCAACATGGAAGCTCCTTTCTTATTTCCTTTCATTCGAATGAGATATTTAGCTTTTGGCTTCCCCCTAAGTTGGAACTGACGGACTCCTTCAACATTTTGAGACAAGAGAATTTTTCCATCTCTTCTGACCTGGATCTGTACAGCGTCAAGGCATGAATGAACAAAAAATGTAACTTTTTGGTGTGTTGAAACAGGAGCAAAATGCAAAAATTTAGAGCCTTTTCTCTTGATGAACACATCAGTAACTTTTCCATCTTTAAGATCGACTGTCTTCTGCTTGGCCTCCTCTTTGGTTCTTGCAAAAGTGCCGACGTAAGCAGTGCTCATATTTGTGTTGGTACTTACAGCAAATACGTCAAAGTAATACTGCGTGTCAGGTTTCAGATCAGACACAGTGAAGATGTTCTTGTTCCCAATGCATATCTTCTCCAGGTCGACTCTGGGTTTTGAATAAGTATGCCGCCCAAACTTTGACgatgattttaaaaagttgcgATCTTTGCCAGAGTTACTATTTAAAGAAAATCCAAAATGGGCAAAGTCAAAGGGACTAAAGTCCAGACCAGGTTTAGGAGCCATCATGAAGGCATCATCAGCATTCTGTTTAGCTTCAACAGCACAGAGGCTCTTAAAATTGTGTTCCTTATTAATGACCACACAATATTGCATTGGCTGTTTCAATAATGAGGCTGTAGGGCTTGGTTTCCAGGCCAAAGTAACAGTAGTGTGGCCAAGAGAAGTGACGTCGACTCTTGGATCGTAAGGTAATTCAGGATATGGTTGATCTGACTCTGGAGTTGTGGAGGCATATACTTTAAAGTGTGTATCTTTCTCTGTGGACAGGAGTTCTAACTGGTACAAGCCAGAGGAAGAACTAGAGGATACAAAATACTCAACATCATTTCCTCTGTACGAGAACAATTCTGTACCTTCTTCGTTGAtaatttgttgtttttgttgttcaaGTGGCTCTGGCTCACCTAGAAGGCAAAGAGATTATTTGAAAAATGATATCAATGAGGAAACAGAATCAGATACTGAAATCAACATTTACTTGGAGGGAAAGTTTATCAtacgggatataaataaagtttattattattattattaagtgagCAAATAATATATAAGTGAGCAAATATATAAGATGAGCAAACGTATTTACAAGCTTCTAATACAAAATGCTATTATATTATCCAGATATTTAATAAAATAGAATTACTATAAGACACACCTAAGATTTTATTAATTTTCAAAACTTCTGTGCTGGATTGCACTTGTGGCAATTAGCCATGCCAATGTAATCCTCTTTCTCAGAAACTTATAATGACATTATTGAAATTGCTGCAAAACTCAGGCCCAAACCaaatgtgcagccaagcccctaaGACTTTGCCCTTCTCAGGGCAGTTTATTTCCTATACTATGAATCTCTGCACTGAAATTGTTCCCCACACATTTCCCCCATGTTTTCTACACTTCTGCTCTTCAACTAAGGTATCAGTGTTCTCCCAAAAGGTAACCCCTTGTGAAAAAATGgattcccctccctccttccaagaAGGAAAATTCTTCCAGAATCAATAAAAGTTCATTTTTTATGGCTAATTCTGTGGTTTCCCAGGACAGCCTTCCGTTTTAGAATCAGGAAAAGGAGCTTTCATTATCTGTGCAAACTTTCAATCATTCTACCACAATTCATTAATGCCCAGTGGAGGCAGGGAAATTCCCAGTGGAGGCAGCTCAGCCCCACTACAACTTCTGAGGGCCATAACAAGAGCGTGAATGGAGGACGTCTCAATCGGAAATGCGGCCCAAGAAAGGAAAGTGTCACAAAACCCATACCTTCCATATACACCAATTTCACAGGATTGTCTTTGTGTGCGGGAAAAACAAGCCCTACAACCCCCTGGGGCACACCTATTCTGCATATCTGGAATGCGTGTGCCAAAATGGAGCACCAGATCTGTAAAATTTGTGTAGAAGATAGGATGGTTAAAGATGTGCTTAATGGAAGCAGCAGAAACTCCACACGTCTGTGGTTGGTCCCTCACACAAAGCCATGCTTATTTGAGCAAAGAGCACCACCCTCAAAACTTTAAAATGGGCAGTCGGATCAGATGGcatccaccaaaaaaaaaaaaaatt
This genomic interval from Tiliqua scincoides isolate rTilSci1 chromosome 6, rTilSci1.hap2, whole genome shotgun sequence contains the following:
- the NDNF gene encoding protein NDNF; protein product: MLLLHYFMPYLLFLLPLNSWTQKLPTRDEELFQMQIQDKTFFHDSSVIPDGAEISSYLFRETPKRFFFVVEEDNTPLAVTVTPCDAPLEWKLSLQELPEESSGEGSGEPEPLEQQKQQIINEEGTELFSYRGNDVEYFVSSSSSSGLYQLELLSTEKDTHFKVYASTTPESDQPYPELPYDPRVDVTSLGHTTVTLAWKPSPTASLLKQPMQYCVVINKEHNFKSLCAVEAKQNADDAFMMAPKPGLDFSPFDFAHFGFSLNSNSGKDRNFLKSSSKFGRHTYSKPRVDLEKICIGNKNIFTVSDLKPDTQYYFDVFAVSTNTNMSTAYVGTFARTKEEAKQKTVDLKDGKVTDVFIKRKGSKFLHFAPVSTHQKVTFFVHSCLDAVQIQVRRDGKILLSQNVEGVRQFQLRGKPKAKYLIRMKGNKKGASMLKILATTRPNKQSFPSLPEDTRIKAFDKLRTCSSVTVAWLGTQERNKFCIYRKEVDDNYNEEQKKREQNQCLGPDLRKKSEKVLCKYFHSQNLQKAVTTETIKGLQPGKSYLLDVYVIGHGGHSVKYQSKLVKTRKFC